From Streptomyces durmitorensis, a single genomic window includes:
- a CDS encoding flavin-containing monooxygenase, whose product MAEDERQQERGQGSELGGEREHVRVAVIGSGFGGIGAAVRLRREGVTDFVVLERAGAVGGTWRDNSYPGCACDVPSHLYSFSFAPNPDWPRTFSGQEKIQEYLEQVADTFRLRSHIRLNTEVTQLRWDADKLWWEVETSDGTLTADVVVSATGPLSDPKLPDIPGLDTFEGKVFHSARWDHDYDLRGKRVAMIGTGASAIQIVPAIQREVGRLTLFQRTPPWVMPRMDRAISKAERWVHRQLPFTTHARRGILWGIRELQVQAFTKRPNELGAVEQLAKRNIARAIKDPALRAKLTPSYRIGCKRILLSNTYYPALAQPNVDVVASGLSEVRGNTVVAADGTETEVDVIIFGTGFHVTDMPIANRVVGADGGTLMESWKDGMKSLRGATAAGFPNFMTVIGPNTGLGNSSMILMIESQLNYLADYMRQLDVLGDRAALAARMSAVHAWNDQVQERMKRTVWNTGGCNSWYLDENGVNTTIWPGTTSEFRGATRRVDLAEYEVVRPPKVSAEAARPKSRKAKKVEAEA is encoded by the coding sequence ATGGCCGAGGACGAGCGCCAGCAGGAGCGCGGGCAGGGGTCCGAGCTCGGGGGCGAACGCGAGCATGTGCGGGTGGCGGTGATCGGGTCCGGCTTCGGCGGGATCGGTGCCGCGGTCCGGCTGCGCCGGGAGGGCGTCACCGACTTCGTCGTCCTGGAGCGGGCCGGCGCGGTGGGCGGCACCTGGCGGGACAACAGCTACCCGGGCTGCGCGTGCGACGTGCCCTCGCATCTGTACTCGTTCTCCTTCGCGCCCAACCCCGACTGGCCGCGCACCTTCTCGGGCCAGGAGAAGATCCAGGAGTACCTGGAGCAGGTCGCCGACACCTTCCGGCTGCGCTCGCACATCCGCCTCAACACCGAGGTGACACAGCTGCGTTGGGACGCGGACAAGCTGTGGTGGGAGGTCGAGACCAGCGACGGCACCCTCACCGCCGACGTCGTCGTCTCCGCCACCGGGCCGCTCTCCGACCCCAAGCTCCCCGACATTCCCGGCCTGGACACCTTCGAGGGCAAGGTCTTCCACTCCGCGCGCTGGGACCACGACTACGACCTGCGCGGCAAGCGCGTCGCGATGATCGGAACCGGCGCGTCCGCCATCCAGATCGTGCCCGCGATCCAACGCGAGGTCGGCAGGCTCACCCTCTTCCAGCGCACTCCGCCCTGGGTGATGCCACGCATGGACCGCGCCATCAGCAAGGCCGAGCGCTGGGTGCACCGCCAGCTGCCGTTCACCACGCACGCCCGGCGCGGAATCCTGTGGGGCATAAGGGAGTTGCAGGTCCAGGCGTTCACCAAGCGGCCGAACGAGCTCGGCGCGGTCGAGCAGCTCGCCAAGCGGAACATCGCACGCGCCATCAAGGACCCGGCGCTGCGGGCCAAGCTGACGCCCTCGTACCGCATCGGCTGCAAGCGGATCCTGCTCTCCAACACCTATTACCCGGCGCTCGCGCAGCCCAATGTGGACGTCGTCGCCAGCGGGCTCAGCGAGGTGCGCGGGAACACCGTCGTCGCCGCGGACGGCACCGAGACCGAGGTCGACGTGATCATCTTCGGTACGGGATTCCATGTGACGGACATGCCGATCGCCAACCGCGTGGTGGGCGCCGACGGCGGGACGCTGATGGAGTCCTGGAAGGACGGGATGAAGTCCCTGCGCGGCGCGACCGCCGCGGGCTTCCCCAACTTCATGACGGTCATCGGCCCGAACACCGGTCTCGGCAACTCCTCGATGATCCTGATGATCGAGTCCCAGCTGAACTATCTCGCCGACTACATGCGGCAGTTGGACGTCCTGGGCGACCGCGCCGCGCTCGCCGCGCGGATGAGCGCCGTGCACGCCTGGAACGACCAGGTGCAGGAGCGCATGAAGCGCACCGTGTGGAACACCGGCGGCTGCAACAGCTGGTACCTCGACGAGAACGGCGTGAACACCACGATCTGGCCGGGTACGACGAGCGAGTTCCGGGGTGCCACGCGGCGGGTCGATCTCGCCGAGTACGAGGTGGTGCGGCCGCCGAAGGTGAGTGCGGAGGCGGCGAGGCCGAAGTCCCGTAAGGCGAAGAAGGTCGAGGCAG